DNA from Rubripirellula lacrimiformis:
TACAGCGATCTGTTGTATCTAAAACTGGCAGCGATTTCCGCATCATGGCGGGATGCCAGCAACCGGAAGTTCGATTCCCAGCGGGCAGCCCGAGGATTGGCTGAAATGGTGCGTCAATCGGCTGTCCACGACAACGTGTTATGGGACCTATGGGTAGATTTATTCATCGACCGCTCGCACGCCACATTGATGGACGCCACGTTCGTGCACCTGATGGAAACCACCGCTGCCGTTCCCCAAACATTGGGGAACGGCCACTACCGTGGAATCGAAAACAATGTTCACGGTGTCGCCCAGGCAATTCGCAAAGGCGAGTTTCGCAATTCGCAATGATCAGTCCGCCAAGTACTTCTTGCGGTACTTTTGGAACAGCATCGTGTGCCGGCTTGTCAAATCGACCGTTCGCCCACCGATGTAAGCATCCGTCACTTGAGTCTGCGTTTGCAGGATATCGCCGTCGCACACGATCAGCGTCGCGTCTTTGCCGACCGTCAGCGAACCGATTCGATCGTCCACCCCCAATATCTTTGCGGCGGTCAATGTGATCGCCTCGATCGCTTTGTCCGCTGGCAATCCGTAGGCAACCGCATTGGCCGCATGATACGGCAAATTACGAGCATTGGATGATCCACCGGGATATCCAGGTCCTTCGCCACAGATGGAAAACGTCACTCCCGCGCGGCGCAGCCGATCGGGCAACGTGTACGGAGCATCGTAGGGATCATCGCGATGCATCGGCAATCGATAGGTTCCGGCAACGATCACCGGCACGTGATAGCGTTTCAACAGATTGGCACAGGATTCGGCATCGTAACCGCCATAGATCACCAGATCGATGTCACGGCCCACCGCGTAGGCAACCGCAGATTCAATCGAAGCCTGGCGGTTGGCTTCCACAAACATCGGTTGCTGTCGACGCAGGACGGGCAACAGTGCCGCCAACCGCAGATCCGAATCGACATCGATCTCGCCGGCTTCCACCGCCTTGCCGTAACGTTCGGCTTGATCAAACCACTGATCCAAGTCTCGCAGTTTCTCGTCTCGCTTTTTGGCCTCGGCCGCAGCGTCGTTGTCCCTGGGCATCAGCGCATCCCACTGAACGCTTAGACCGGCCGGTGCACGCAGATTCATTTCCGCAGCTGTCCATCCGTCCAATTGCATCACGGCGGTTTGCCCACGCACAAAAGGGCCACCGGGGGACACGTGCGCGATCAGCACACCGCCGGCACGGGCGACCGGGATCAGTTCGCTGTCAGGGTTCACCGCGACCCAGGACCGGACGTTCGGATTTCGATCGCCGCGTTCCTGCGAATCGACGGTCTCGCCAACCGACAAGATCTCTCGCAGCCCCAGGTCGGTCATCGACTCGATCAGCCCCGGGTAGACATGTTTGCCACTGCCGTCGATCACTTGCGCGTCCTGGGGTTCATCCACGGATTCCCCGACCGCGACAATTCGACCTTGGTCAAACAGGATCGATCCGGTTTCGATCACGGCGCTATCGACAGGATGAATCGTCGCCCCGCGGATCAGGATTGGACGCGACTGTGGCCGTCCGGGAATCTGATCGTTGGCGGTCAGGGTCGTTCCCATGACCGTGATGCATGCGAAGGCTAGGACACGTATTGGACTATTTGAAAACATCATTGTTGACCTCCGCGGTTTCCACCGGCATTACAGAATTCGTCGTATCGCAACCATCGATCTTGTTCATCC
Protein-coding regions in this window:
- a CDS encoding amidohydrolase family protein, coding for MMFSNSPIRVLAFACITVMGTTLTANDQIPGRPQSRPILIRGATIHPVDSAVIETGSILFDQGRIVAVGESVDEPQDAQVIDGSGKHVYPGLIESMTDLGLREILSVGETVDSQERGDRNPNVRSWVAVNPDSELIPVARAGGVLIAHVSPGGPFVRGQTAVMQLDGWTAAEMNLRAPAGLSVQWDALMPRDNDAAAEAKKRDEKLRDLDQWFDQAERYGKAVEAGEIDVDSDLRLAALLPVLRRQQPMFVEANRQASIESAVAYAVGRDIDLVIYGGYDAESCANLLKRYHVPVIVAGTYRLPMHRDDPYDAPYTLPDRLRRAGVTFSICGEGPGYPGGSSNARNLPYHAANAVAYGLPADKAIEAITLTAAKILGVDDRIGSLTVGKDATLIVCDGDILQTQTQVTDAYIGGRTVDLTSRHTMLFQKYRKKYLAD